The Vibrio gallaecicus genome contains a region encoding:
- the acpS gene encoding holo-ACP synthase yields the protein MAVVGLGTDIAEIARVEKALDRSGEAFAKRILAESEFVAFQKIKQQGRYLAKRFAAKEAASKALGTGIAMGVTFHDFVVSNDEHGKPLLTLRNKALQIAQASKVNSIHITISDERHYAVATVLLES from the coding sequence ATGGCTGTTGTTGGGCTAGGTACCGATATCGCAGAAATCGCTCGGGTGGAAAAGGCTCTTGATCGTAGTGGTGAGGCATTTGCAAAGCGTATTCTTGCAGAATCTGAGTTTGTTGCGTTTCAAAAAATTAAGCAGCAAGGTCGATATTTGGCAAAACGGTTTGCTGCGAAAGAAGCCGCTTCAAAAGCTCTGGGTACTGGGATTGCGATGGGAGTGACTTTTCATGATTTCGTTGTATCTAATGATGAACATGGGAAGCCGTTACTTACCCTACGCAATAAAGCATTGCAGATTGCTCAAGCGTCTAAAGTGAACTCAATTCACATTACTATTTCAGATGAAAGACATTACGCGGTAGCAACCGTGCTGCTTGAATCGTAA
- the pdxJ gene encoding pyridoxine 5'-phosphate synthase — MSSILLGVNIDHIATLRNARGTKYPDPVHAAEIAERAGADGITIHLREDRRHIVDRDVRILAETIQTRMNLEMAVTDEMVGIALETKPEFVCLVPEKREELTTEGGLDVVGQLEKVKAATEKLAAAGIKVSLFIDADREQIDAAKACKAPFIELHTGQYAEAKTEEDQQDELKKIAAGASYANDLGITVNAGHGLTYHNVAPIAALPEIYELNIGHSIMGRAVFDGLDKAVADMKAIMETARNNA, encoded by the coding sequence ATGAGCTCAATCCTTTTAGGCGTTAATATCGACCACATTGCAACATTGCGTAATGCACGCGGAACTAAGTATCCAGATCCTGTACACGCTGCTGAAATTGCAGAACGAGCAGGTGCTGATGGTATTACGATTCACTTACGTGAAGATCGCCGCCATATTGTTGATCGTGATGTTCGCATCCTTGCTGAAACCATTCAAACTCGAATGAATTTAGAAATGGCAGTAACCGATGAAATGGTAGGTATTGCGTTAGAGACGAAACCTGAATTTGTTTGTCTTGTTCCCGAGAAACGTGAAGAGCTGACAACTGAAGGTGGTCTTGATGTTGTTGGGCAGCTTGAAAAAGTGAAAGCCGCAACTGAAAAGCTGGCTGCAGCAGGTATTAAGGTGTCACTATTCATCGATGCAGACCGTGAGCAAATTGATGCAGCGAAAGCATGTAAGGCTCCGTTTATTGAGCTTCATACTGGTCAATATGCAGAAGCTAAGACTGAAGAAGATCAGCAAGATGAGCTGAAGAAGATCGCAGCTGGTGCAAGCTATGCGAATGATCTTGGGATTACTGTTAATGCCGGTCATGGTCTGACTTATCATAACGTTGCTCCAATTGCAGCTTTACCTGAGATCTACGAATTGAACATCGGTCACTCGATCATGGGACGTGCTGTGTTTGATGGTTTAGACAAAGCTGTTGCAGACATGAAAGCTATCATGGAAACCGCGCGTAACAACGCATAA
- the recO gene encoding DNA repair protein RecO, with amino-acid sequence MSEGLQRCFVLHRRPYSESSLILDVFSEEFGRVTLMSKGARSKRSNLKGALQPFTPLLLKWSGNSSMKTLRQAEPISLGLPLTGINLYSAMYVNELVGRVLMAEVAMPALFHDYLHALTELAHNNNPEPALRRFELALLSSMGYGVDFLHCAGTGEPVDPNMTYRYREQKGFIASVRRDNLSFTGDELIAISERRFITKEQLKAAKRFTRIALKPYLGGKPLKSRELFLPRTGLPRARSIGK; translated from the coding sequence TTGAGTGAAGGGTTACAGCGATGTTTTGTGTTGCACCGCAGACCATACAGTGAGTCGAGTTTAATACTGGATGTGTTTAGTGAAGAGTTCGGTCGTGTAACGTTAATGTCGAAAGGTGCACGCAGTAAGCGTTCCAATCTAAAAGGAGCGTTGCAACCTTTCACGCCTCTACTATTGAAGTGGTCAGGCAATAGCTCAATGAAAACGTTGCGCCAAGCAGAGCCGATTAGTTTAGGTTTACCTCTTACGGGGATTAACCTTTATTCTGCAATGTATGTCAATGAACTGGTCGGAAGGGTGTTGATGGCTGAGGTTGCCATGCCAGCGCTGTTTCATGATTATCTTCATGCTTTAACTGAGCTTGCTCATAATAATAACCCTGAACCCGCTCTACGTCGTTTTGAGTTAGCTTTACTCTCATCGATGGGATATGGCGTCGATTTTTTACACTGTGCCGGTACTGGTGAGCCTGTTGATCCTAATATGACTTACCGTTACCGTGAACAAAAAGGCTTCATTGCTTCAGTGCGAAGAGATAATCTCTCTTTTACTGGAGATGAATTAATAGCGATAAGTGAACGAAGGTTTATCACTAAAGAGCAGCTAAAAGCGGCAAAACGCTTTACACGCATAGCCTTAAAGCCGTATCTTGGCGGCAAACCATTGAAAAGTAGAGAGCTGTTTCTACCAAGGACAGGTCTCCCCAGAGCACGGAGTATTGGTAAATGA
- the era gene encoding GTPase Era, producing MSDNKQEFDIDAFFASENKVESLPENQHCGFIAIVGRPNVGKSTLLNHILGQKISITSRKPQTTRHRIMGVETEGDYQAIYVDTPGLHIEEKRAINRLMNRAANSSLSDVNLVFFLVDGTHWTDDDEMVLNKLRKTDFPVVLCINKVDNVQDRTDVMQHMMDVSQKMDFLDVVPISAKQGKNIDVLRKHVREVLPKATHHFPEEYVTDRSQRFMASEIIREKLMRFTGEELPYSVTVEIERFDYNPDNDGFHINALILVERTGQKKMVIGKAGEKIKTIGREARIDMEELFGRKVYLETWVKVKSGWADDERALRSLGYIDDL from the coding sequence ATGTCTGATAACAAGCAAGAATTCGATATTGATGCATTTTTTGCATCAGAAAACAAAGTAGAGAGCCTACCTGAAAACCAACACTGTGGCTTCATTGCTATTGTTGGTCGCCCAAATGTAGGTAAATCAACACTTCTTAACCATATTTTAGGTCAGAAGATTTCAATCACTTCGCGTAAGCCTCAAACCACTCGTCACCGTATTATGGGTGTTGAGACTGAAGGTGACTACCAAGCGATTTATGTCGATACTCCTGGTCTGCATATTGAAGAAAAGCGCGCGATTAACCGTTTAATGAACCGTGCTGCAAACAGTTCATTAAGTGATGTAAACCTAGTGTTTTTCCTAGTTGATGGCACGCACTGGACTGACGACGATGAAATGGTGCTGAACAAGCTGAGAAAAACAGATTTCCCAGTTGTACTTTGTATAAATAAAGTTGATAACGTTCAGGATCGCACGGATGTTATGCAGCATATGATGGATGTCTCTCAGAAGATGGACTTCCTGGATGTTGTACCAATTTCAGCGAAACAAGGTAAAAATATCGATGTATTGCGTAAGCATGTTCGAGAAGTTTTACCTAAAGCGACTCACCATTTTCCTGAAGAATACGTAACGGATCGTTCACAACGTTTCATGGCGTCTGAGATCATTCGTGAAAAGCTGATGCGTTTTACTGGTGAAGAGCTGCCATATTCTGTAACGGTTGAAATTGAGCGTTTTGATTACAATCCAGATAATGATGGTTTCCACATCAATGCCTTAATTCTTGTTGAGCGTACAGGTCAGAAGAAGATGGTGATTGGTAAAGCGGGCGAGAAAATCAAGACTATCGGTCGCGAAGCTCGTATCGATATGGAAGAACTGTTTGGCCGTAAAGTTTATTTAGAAACTTGGGTGAAGGTTAAATCTGGTTGGGCTGATGATGAACGTGCACTTCGTTCACTAGGCTATATCGACGATCTATAA
- the rnc gene encoding ribonuclease III: protein MNSPIDKLERKIGYQFNDADLIHLALTHRSAAGKHNERLEFLGDSILSFVIADDLYHRFPKVNEGDMSRMRATLVRGHTLAELGREFELGDYLKLGPGELKSGGFRRDSILADAVEAIIGAVYLDSDTEVVRRIILSWYQSRLESIQPGISQKDPKTRLQEFLQGRRNPLPVYTVTNIKGEAHNQEFTVECEVAGTDKPVIGKGTSRRKAEQAAAETALERLSNV from the coding sequence ATGAATTCTCCAATAGATAAACTAGAGAGAAAGATTGGTTATCAGTTTAATGATGCCGATCTTATCCATTTGGCGCTGACACATCGCAGCGCCGCTGGTAAACACAATGAACGTCTTGAGTTTCTGGGCGATTCAATTTTAAGTTTTGTCATTGCTGATGATCTGTACCATCGTTTTCCTAAGGTAAATGAAGGTGACATGAGCCGTATGCGTGCCACTTTAGTACGCGGACATACATTGGCTGAACTAGGTCGTGAATTCGAACTAGGAGATTACTTAAAATTAGGTCCAGGTGAGTTGAAGAGTGGCGGTTTCCGTCGTGATTCTATTCTGGCTGATGCTGTAGAAGCGATCATCGGTGCTGTCTATTTAGATAGTGATACTGAAGTCGTTCGTCGCATTATTTTAAGCTGGTACCAATCTCGCCTAGAGTCTATTCAGCCTGGTATTTCTCAAAAAGATCCTAAAACTCGCCTACAAGAGTTTTTACAAGGTCGAAGAAATCCACTACCTGTCTACACAGTGACTAATATTAAAGGTGAAGCACACAACCAAGAGTTTACGGTTGAGTGTGAAGTGGCAGGTACGGATAAACCTGTTATCGGTAAAGGCACTAGCCGCCGCAAGGCAGAACAAGCGGCTGCTGAAACAGCATTAGAGCGACTAAGCAATGTCTGA
- the lepB gene encoding signal peptidase I: MANTFSLILVIVTLVTGIVWALEKLVWAKKRQQKLSNIEPQTNGLDSDTSAKITAQPWWVENSVSIFPVIAFVLVLRSFIYEPFQIPSGSMMPTLLVGDFILVEKYAYGLKDPVWRTQLVETGKPERGDSIVFKYPPQPNIDYIKRVIGMPGDTIRYNSNKELCIQTKGQSSCAPVKLSNVEESQFIQDGVPLIQLNEQLDGVEHQILVNPLRRDRVNAYQPRSGVNEWIVPEGQYFVMGDNRDNSADSRYWGFVPEANLVGKAVAIWISFEFERDANSALPSWIPTGVRFNRIGGIH, from the coding sequence ATGGCTAATACATTTTCGCTTATTTTAGTGATCGTAACTTTAGTGACCGGCATCGTTTGGGCATTAGAAAAGCTTGTGTGGGCGAAGAAACGTCAGCAAAAGTTGTCTAATATTGAGCCTCAAACTAATGGTCTGGACTCAGATACGAGTGCGAAGATTACGGCTCAACCTTGGTGGGTTGAAAATAGTGTATCCATATTCCCAGTTATCGCGTTTGTTTTGGTATTGCGTTCATTTATTTATGAACCATTTCAAATACCTTCAGGCTCAATGATGCCAACCTTGTTAGTTGGTGATTTCATTTTGGTAGAAAAATACGCTTACGGTCTTAAAGACCCAGTTTGGCGAACTCAGTTAGTTGAAACTGGTAAACCTGAACGTGGGGATTCTATTGTTTTTAAATACCCACCTCAGCCAAATATTGATTACATCAAGCGTGTGATTGGTATGCCAGGCGATACCATTCGTTACAACAGCAATAAAGAGTTGTGCATCCAAACTAAAGGTCAATCGAGCTGTGCTCCTGTAAAGCTTAGCAACGTTGAAGAAAGTCAATTTATTCAAGATGGTGTGCCACTTATCCAGCTCAATGAGCAGCTAGATGGTGTCGAGCATCAAATCTTGGTTAACCCATTACGTCGTGATCGCGTCAACGCATATCAACCTCGTAGTGGTGTTAATGAATGGATCGTTCCAGAAGGGCAATACTTTGTGATGGGTGATAACCGTGACAATAGTGCAGATAGCCGTTACTGGGGGTTCGTTCCTGAAGCAAACCTAGTGGGTAAAGCGGTTGCGATTTGGATTAGTTTTGAATTCGAACGCGATGCGAACAGTGCTTTACCTTCTTGGATTCCTACTGGTGTGCGTTTCAATCGCATCGGTGGGATTCATTAA
- the lepA gene encoding translation elongation factor 4 has product MKHIRNFSIIAHIDHGKSTLSDRLIQVCGGLSEREMDVQVLDSMDIERERGITIKAQSVTLDYKAKDGETYQLNFIDTPGHVDFSYEVSRSLAACEGALLVVDAGQGVEAQTLANCYTAIEMDLEVVPILNKIDLPAAEPERVSEEIEEIVGIDAMEATRCSAKTGLGVEDVLENIVTAIPPPEGDPDAPLQALIIDSWFDNYLGVVSLVRIKNGKLKKNEKIKVMSTGQVWGVDRLGIFTPKQIDTTELNTGEVGWVVCGIKDILGAPVGDTLTLAKGGSEERLPGFQKVKPQVYAGLFPVSSDDYENFRDALGKLSLNDASLFYEPESSAALGFGFRCGFLGMLHMEIIQERLEREYDLDLITTAPTVVYEVVKTDGEILYVDSPAKLPAVNDLEEIREPIARCNILVPSDYLGNVITLCVEKRGVQVDMVYHGNQVAVTYDLPMAEVVLDFFDRLKSTSRGYASLDYNFQRYEASSMVRVDVLLNGETVDALAIITHKDIAQSRGRLLVEKMKEFIPRQMFDIAIQAAIGNHIIARSTVKQLRKNVIAKCYGGDISRKKKLLKKQKEGKKRMKQIGNVELPQEAFLAILHVGKD; this is encoded by the coding sequence ATGAAGCACATTCGTAATTTTTCGATTATCGCCCATATCGACCACGGTAAGTCGACCCTTTCTGACCGCTTAATCCAAGTATGTGGTGGTTTAAGTGAACGCGAAATGGACGTTCAAGTCCTCGATTCTATGGATATAGAACGTGAGCGCGGTATTACAATCAAAGCGCAAAGTGTGACTTTAGATTACAAAGCCAAAGATGGTGAAACGTACCAGTTGAACTTCATCGATACTCCAGGACACGTTGACTTCTCATACGAAGTTTCACGTTCTTTAGCAGCATGTGAAGGTGCGCTATTGGTAGTTGATGCAGGTCAAGGCGTAGAAGCTCAGACTCTAGCGAACTGTTACACAGCTATCGAGATGGACTTAGAAGTTGTGCCAATCTTGAATAAGATTGACTTGCCAGCTGCTGAGCCTGAACGAGTTTCTGAAGAGATTGAAGAAATCGTTGGCATCGATGCTATGGAAGCAACACGTTGTTCAGCTAAAACAGGTCTAGGTGTTGAAGATGTTCTTGAAAACATCGTAACGGCTATTCCACCTCCGGAAGGTGATCCTGACGCGCCACTTCAAGCTCTAATTATTGACTCTTGGTTTGATAACTACCTAGGTGTAGTTTCTCTTGTACGTATTAAAAACGGCAAGCTGAAGAAGAATGAAAAAATCAAAGTGATGTCTACAGGCCAAGTTTGGGGTGTCGATCGTCTAGGTATTTTCACTCCGAAACAAATTGATACAACTGAATTGAACACGGGTGAAGTTGGCTGGGTTGTTTGCGGTATTAAAGACATCCTAGGCGCACCTGTTGGTGATACGCTGACCTTAGCTAAAGGTGGCAGTGAAGAACGTCTACCTGGTTTCCAAAAAGTGAAACCACAAGTTTATGCTGGTTTATTCCCGGTATCATCTGACGACTATGAAAACTTCCGTGATGCATTAGGCAAGTTAAGCCTGAACGATGCTTCGTTATTCTACGAGCCAGAGAGTTCTGCAGCTCTTGGTTTTGGTTTCCGCTGTGGCTTCTTAGGTATGCTACACATGGAAATCATCCAAGAACGTCTAGAGCGTGAATACGATCTCGACCTGATTACAACTGCGCCTACAGTAGTATACGAAGTTGTAAAAACAGATGGTGAAATCCTTTACGTTGATAGTCCTGCTAAATTACCAGCAGTAAACGACTTAGAAGAGATTCGTGAGCCAATCGCTCGTTGTAATATCTTAGTTCCTTCTGATTACCTTGGTAACGTGATCACCTTGTGTGTTGAAAAACGTGGTGTTCAAGTGGATATGGTTTATCACGGCAACCAAGTTGCAGTGACATATGATCTACCAATGGCTGAAGTGGTTCTAGATTTCTTTGACCGTTTGAAATCCACATCTCGTGGTTACGCGTCACTGGATTATAACTTCCAACGCTACGAGGCATCGAGCATGGTACGTGTAGACGTACTGCTAAATGGTGAAACGGTTGATGCACTTGCGATCATTACGCATAAAGATATTGCACAGTCTCGTGGTCGTCTATTGGTTGAGAAAATGAAAGAATTCATCCCTCGCCAAATGTTCGACATCGCGATTCAAGCTGCGATTGGTAATCACATCATTGCTCGTTCTACCGTGAAACAACTGCGTAAGAACGTAATCGCAAAATGTTATGGTGGTGATATCAGCCGTAAGAAGAAACTTCTTAAGAAACAAAAAGAAGGTAAAAAACGTATGAAGCAGATCGGTAACGTTGAACTGCCTCAAGAAGCGTTCTTAGCGATTCTTCATGTTGGTAAAGATTAA
- a CDS encoding SoxR reducing system RseC family protein — protein sequence MMTALATVSSVETKGSQFLVHLSCEQQTSCSGCSSQKSCGTGIVTKAVGNKSLFWQLTTKSLVKAGQVVEIGFPEKSLLQSAALVYLVPLFMMMLGAAIGQLVLQPLFTGGEGIVILMAAIFTIIGIQIAKHFAKPIEDKSQQQVVLVRVLGEPLI from the coding sequence ATGATGACTGCGCTTGCAACGGTTAGCTCTGTAGAAACTAAAGGTTCTCAATTTTTGGTTCACCTTAGCTGCGAGCAGCAAACCAGTTGTAGTGGCTGCTCGTCTCAAAAGAGTTGCGGTACAGGTATTGTTACTAAAGCTGTCGGGAATAAATCCCTATTTTGGCAACTAACCACTAAAAGCTTAGTAAAAGCAGGGCAAGTTGTTGAAATCGGTTTTCCTGAAAAAAGTTTGCTGCAATCGGCTGCTTTAGTTTATCTCGTCCCTTTATTTATGATGATGTTAGGCGCAGCCATTGGGCAATTAGTATTGCAACCTCTTTTTACTGGTGGGGAAGGTATCGTCATACTAATGGCTGCTATCTTTACTATTATTGGTATACAGATAGCTAAGCATTTCGCCAAGCCAATAGAAGATAAATCACAGCAACAAGTGGTCCTTGTTAGAGTCCTCGGTGAGCCCCTTATCTAA
- the rseB gene encoding sigma-E factor regulatory protein RseB: MKKILISALTLFSLMTPPAFAEEPTAKALLHQMNEASQHLNYELSYILIKKSSIEPLLYRHAVSDNQQLAHLVYLSGPVREVIRRGSEVSYIEPGVEPFTIASGNMVAPVIPMLNSNVDNLSKYYDYIKVGRDREAGNITQVLRIVPKDGLRYSYVLWVDEKNHLPLRADLLDRDGEVLEQYRTISYIVNDQIADAMGALKTAKLPTVLSLPEGLVSESDWTVSWIPDGFNSKELSRYQMATTNKMVESQLFSDGLFSFSVYISDRDEFSPKGQLVRQGRRTLHSFISGSKEISVVGDIPPATAKRIAQSVKFKAKVSNE; the protein is encoded by the coding sequence ATGAAAAAAATTCTGATCAGTGCTCTGACACTGTTCAGTTTGATGACTCCTCCAGCCTTTGCAGAAGAACCAACTGCAAAGGCTCTGTTGCATCAAATGAACGAAGCCAGCCAGCATTTAAATTACGAACTCTCGTATATCCTAATTAAAAAGAGCAGTATTGAACCTCTCTTATATCGACACGCTGTTAGTGATAACCAGCAACTCGCGCATTTGGTGTATTTAAGTGGACCAGTAAGAGAAGTGATTCGTCGAGGTAGCGAAGTTAGCTACATAGAACCTGGGGTTGAGCCTTTTACCATAGCTTCGGGAAATATGGTCGCGCCTGTCATTCCGATGCTTAATAGTAATGTCGATAATCTCAGTAAATATTATGACTATATAAAAGTCGGCCGGGATCGAGAAGCTGGAAATATCACTCAAGTTTTACGAATCGTCCCTAAAGATGGGTTACGTTATTCTTATGTTTTATGGGTAGATGAAAAAAACCACTTACCATTAAGAGCAGACCTTCTTGATCGTGATGGAGAGGTATTAGAGCAATACAGAACCATCTCATACATAGTTAATGATCAAATTGCAGATGCGATGGGCGCGCTTAAAACAGCGAAATTACCAACAGTCTTATCTCTACCTGAAGGTTTGGTGAGTGAAAGTGATTGGACGGTGAGTTGGATACCTGACGGCTTTAACTCTAAAGAGTTAAGTAGATACCAAATGGCAACAACGAATAAAATGGTTGAAAGCCAATTATTCAGCGATGGTCTATTCAGCTTTTCGGTTTATATTTCTGATAGAGATGAATTCTCACCAAAAGGGCAGTTGGTTCGCCAAGGTAGACGAACGTTGCACAGTTTTATCAGTGGCAGTAAAGAAATCTCTGTTGTTGGGGATATTCCGCCAGCAACGGCTAAGCGTATTGCCCAATCAGTAAAGTTTAAAGCCAAGGTATCTAACGAATGA
- a CDS encoding sigma-E factor negative regulatory protein, with protein MADKEKLSALMDGEMIDEALIAELESDQESMTAWQDYHLIGDVMRGDAPENVDWNIANNVAAALELEPAHTQMPKVQEVHTDPKVTPIEEQPKPKVAKRQLPAWLQQFGQVAVAACVSFAVIIGVQQYGGTDPSLPQNEQLPVLQTIPFPGSAEPVSLTRESVQKSASEANLQEQRQRVHALLQDYELQLRLNGDSSQVTDEHLESVVE; from the coding sequence ATGGCAGATAAAGAAAAGCTTTCGGCACTCATGGATGGTGAAATGATCGATGAAGCTCTAATTGCAGAGTTAGAATCCGATCAAGAAAGCATGACAGCTTGGCAAGATTACCATTTAATTGGTGATGTAATGCGAGGTGATGCGCCAGAGAATGTTGATTGGAATATTGCAAATAATGTAGCTGCAGCCTTAGAGCTAGAGCCTGCACACACTCAAATGCCTAAGGTCCAGGAAGTACATACGGATCCCAAGGTAACCCCAATTGAAGAACAGCCTAAACCGAAGGTCGCTAAACGACAACTTCCAGCTTGGTTACAACAATTTGGGCAAGTAGCGGTTGCGGCATGTGTCTCTTTTGCTGTAATTATTGGCGTGCAACAATATGGAGGTACGGATCCATCTTTACCTCAAAATGAGCAGCTGCCAGTGTTACAGACCATCCCGTTTCCTGGTTCTGCAGAGCCGGTAAGCCTGACTCGTGAGTCAGTTCAGAAATCAGCATCTGAAGCTAATCTTCAAGAGCAACGTCAACGTGTTCACGCCTTACTGCAAGATTACGAATTACAGTTAAGATTGAACGGTGATTCGTCGCAGGTGACTGATGAGCATTTAGAATCGGTAGTTGAATGA
- the rpoE gene encoding RNA polymerase sigma factor RpoE, with product MNEQLTDQVLIERVQSGDKQAFNLLVVKYQNKVCNLISRYVNNSGDVPDVAQEAFIKAYRAIPNFRGESAFYTWLYRIAVNTAKNHIVAQSRRPPASDVDAEDAEYYETGSALKEISNPENLALSKELKQVVFGAIEALPEDLKTAMTLRELDGLSYEEIAEVMDCPVGTVRSRIFRAREAVEKKIKPLLQR from the coding sequence ATGAACGAGCAGCTAACCGATCAAGTGTTGATTGAGCGAGTTCAGAGTGGAGATAAACAAGCTTTCAATTTATTGGTAGTCAAATACCAAAATAAAGTGTGCAACCTTATCTCTCGATACGTGAATAATTCCGGTGATGTACCTGATGTAGCACAAGAAGCCTTTATTAAAGCTTACCGCGCTATTCCTAACTTTCGTGGTGAAAGTGCGTTTTATACTTGGTTATATCGAATTGCCGTGAATACCGCTAAAAATCATATTGTTGCGCAGAGCCGAAGGCCACCAGCAAGTGATGTTGATGCTGAAGATGCAGAATATTATGAAACTGGCAGTGCTTTAAAAGAAATATCGAACCCTGAGAACTTAGCGCTGTCAAAAGAATTGAAGCAAGTTGTTTTTGGGGCGATAGAAGCGCTACCTGAAGATTTAAAGACTGCAATGACATTGCGAGAGCTTGATGGCTTGAGCTATGAAGAAATTGCAGAAGTAATGGATTGCCCTGTAGGAACTGTACGCTCGCGTATTTTCCGTGCTCGTGAGGCGGTGGAAAAGAAAATTAAACCTCTTTTACAGCGCTAA
- the nadB gene encoding L-aspartate oxidase translates to MNANREHQCDVLVVGSGAAGLSLALRVAEHAKVIVLSKGPRSEGSTYYAQGGIAAVFDESDSIESHVEDTQIAGAGLCEEDTVQFIAENAKECVQWLIDGGVPFDRDESSTEGDPKYHLTREGGHSHRRILHAADATGMAMQTSLQDNVNNHPNIEIFERHNALDLITEDKVGGDKNKVIGAYIWNRNQEQVETVRAKFVVLATGGASKVYQYTSNPDVSSGDGIAIAWRAGCRVANLEFNQFHPTCLFHPEARNFLLTEALRGEGAYLRRPDGSRFMKDFDERGELAPRDVVARAIDFEMKRLGADCMYVDISHKPEEFITAHFPMIHTRLMDLGIDMTKEPIPIVPAAHYTCGGVMVDQQGQTDLTNLYAIGEVSYTGLHGANRMASNSLLECVVYAWSAAKHIVENIDQSQLCAELPAWDESQVTNSDEEVIIQHNWHELRLFMWDYMGIVRTDKRLERALRRIQMLQQETHEYYSNFKVSNNLLELRNLLQVAELMVKCAMQRKESRGLHYTLDYPELAKDSGPTILKPTKQSN, encoded by the coding sequence ATGAACGCAAACCGTGAGCATCAGTGTGATGTATTAGTGGTAGGCAGTGGTGCTGCAGGCTTGTCGTTAGCCTTACGCGTTGCTGAACATGCAAAAGTAATTGTATTAAGTAAAGGACCACGTAGCGAGGGCTCGACCTACTACGCACAAGGTGGCATTGCCGCTGTTTTCGACGAATCTGACAGTATTGAGTCACACGTTGAAGATACGCAAATTGCAGGTGCAGGGCTATGTGAAGAAGACACGGTTCAATTTATTGCTGAGAATGCAAAAGAATGCGTTCAGTGGTTAATTGATGGTGGTGTTCCTTTTGATAGAGACGAAAGCAGCACTGAAGGTGACCCTAAATATCACCTAACCCGTGAGGGTGGTCATAGCCATCGCCGAATTTTGCATGCCGCAGATGCAACTGGCATGGCGATGCAAACCTCATTGCAAGATAACGTCAATAACCACCCAAACATTGAAATCTTCGAGCGTCATAACGCATTAGATTTAATTACTGAAGATAAAGTTGGTGGTGATAAAAACAAAGTTATCGGCGCTTATATTTGGAATCGTAATCAAGAACAAGTGGAAACGGTACGCGCTAAGTTCGTGGTACTGGCGACTGGTGGCGCCTCTAAAGTTTATCAATATACTTCAAACCCAGATGTATCTTCTGGTGATGGTATTGCCATTGCATGGCGTGCAGGCTGCCGCGTGGCGAACTTAGAGTTTAACCAATTTCACCCAACCTGTTTATTCCACCCTGAAGCAAGAAACTTCCTGCTAACAGAAGCATTGCGCGGTGAAGGTGCTTATTTACGTCGCCCCGATGGTTCACGATTTATGAAGGATTTCGATGAGCGTGGTGAACTTGCTCCTCGTGATGTCGTTGCTCGTGCCATTGATTTCGAAATGAAACGCCTTGGTGCTGATTGCATGTATGTAGATATCAGCCATAAGCCTGAAGAATTCATTACTGCACACTTTCCGATGATTCACACTCGCTTAATGGATTTGGGCATTGATATGACCAAAGAACCAATTCCAATCGTACCAGCCGCTCATTACACGTGTGGTGGTGTTATGGTCGATCAGCAAGGTCAAACAGATTTAACTAACCTCTATGCGATTGGTGAAGTCAGTTACACAGGCTTACACGGTGCTAACCGTATGGCTTCAAACTCTTTACTTGAATGTGTGGTTTACGCTTGGTCTGCTGCTAAGCATATTGTTGAAAATATTGACCAATCTCAGCTGTGTGCAGAATTGCCCGCATGGGATGAAAGCCAAGTAACCAACAGTGATGAAGAAGTTATCATTCAACATAACTGGCATGAATTGCGTTTATTCATGTGGGATTACATGGGGATAGTTCGTACCGATAAGCGATTAGAGCGAGCATTACGCCGTATTCAAATGTTGCAGCAAGAAACCCATGAATATTACAGTAACTTCAAAGTTTCCAATAATTTACTTGAACTTAGAAACTTGTTACAAGTCGCTGAGCTAATGGTGAAATGTGCAATGCAGCGTAAAGAAAGCCGCGGCTTACATTACACGCTTGATTACCCAGAGTTAGCAAAAGATAGTGGACCAACAATTCTTAAGCCAACTAAGCAAAGTAACTGA